A window of Acetonema longum DSM 6540 contains these coding sequences:
- a CDS encoding ABC transporter ATP-binding protein: MLDKLLPWLAAVDLPQPRPGTAAVALRAVRKVYVTGAGEFTALKGVEFHVAAGEFVAVVGKSGSGKSTLINMITGIDRPTAGEVWVAGTPVHMLTENQIAVWRGRTIGVVFQFFQLLPTLTALENVMLPMDFCNVYTPAERPKRAMQLLDLVGVGAQAGKLPTHLSGGQQQRVAIARCLANDPPLLVADEPTGNLDPRTAESVIELFRELAAGGKTILMVTHDDDLASRGNRIVTVAEGQVVAATAGGGA, from the coding sequence ATGCTCGACAAATTACTCCCCTGGCTGGCGGCTGTGGATTTGCCGCAGCCCCGGCCGGGTACGGCTGCGGTGGCTCTGAGAGCGGTACGCAAGGTTTATGTAACCGGCGCCGGTGAGTTTACGGCTTTGAAAGGTGTGGAGTTTCACGTGGCTGCCGGTGAATTTGTGGCGGTGGTGGGCAAGTCGGGCAGCGGCAAGTCCACGCTGATCAATATGATTACCGGCATCGACCGGCCCACGGCCGGGGAGGTGTGGGTGGCAGGCACGCCGGTGCACATGCTGACGGAAAATCAAATCGCGGTATGGCGGGGCCGCACGATCGGGGTTGTGTTTCAGTTTTTCCAGCTGCTGCCGACGCTGACCGCACTGGAAAATGTGATGCTGCCCATGGATTTTTGCAATGTCTACACGCCGGCGGAACGGCCCAAACGGGCAATGCAGCTGCTGGACCTGGTAGGGGTGGGGGCGCAGGCGGGCAAGCTGCCGACTCATCTGTCCGGGGGACAGCAGCAGCGTGTGGCCATTGCCCGCTGCCTGGCCAATGACCCGCCGCTGTTAGTGGCGGACGAACCCACCGGCAATCTGGACCCCCGCACCGCCGAGTCGGTGATTGAACTGTTCCGCGAACTGGCTGCCGGCGGCAAAACCATCTTGATGGTAACCCACGACGATGATTTGGCCAGCCGGGGCAACCGGATCGTAACGGTAGCCGAGGGCCAGGTCGTTGCGGCAACCGCGGGAGGGGGAGCATGA